A stretch of Blattabacterium cuenoti DNA encodes these proteins:
- the map gene encoding type I methionyl aminopeptidase yields the protein MMQLKTIEEIILIKKSAFLASRTLGMLSKEVKPGVNTLYLDQLAESYIRDHGGIPAFLGLYGFPNTLCVSPNYQVVHGIPNLDPLREGDILSIDCGVYMNGFYGEHAYTFEVGNISNELKKFLRCSKQSLYVGISKCRFGNSIGDIGASIQSYVEKHGYNIVKDLVGHGIGKEMHEAPQIPNFGRKGEGLKLKNGLVLSIEPMVNFGTSEIVFHKDGWTITTLDKKHSSHYEQNIAIVDGLPCLLSTFRYIYKELNIRSIEEDVFQNKKINIDNF from the coding sequence TTGATGCAGTTAAAAACTATTGAAGAAATAATTTTAATAAAAAAAAGTGCTTTTTTGGCCTCTAGAACATTGGGAATGTTGTCCAAAGAAGTAAAACCAGGAGTAAATACCCTTTATTTAGATCAATTAGCAGAGAGTTACATAAGAGATCATGGAGGAATTCCTGCTTTCCTAGGATTGTATGGATTTCCAAATACTTTATGTGTTTCTCCTAATTATCAAGTAGTACATGGAATTCCAAATTTAGATCCTTTACGTGAAGGAGATATCCTATCTATAGATTGTGGAGTATATATGAATGGATTTTATGGAGAACATGCTTATACTTTTGAAGTAGGAAATATTTCAAATGAACTAAAAAAATTTCTTCGTTGTTCGAAACAGTCTCTTTACGTTGGAATTTCTAAGTGTCGATTTGGAAATAGTATAGGAGATATAGGAGCTTCTATCCAATCATATGTTGAAAAACATGGATATAATATTGTAAAAGATCTTGTAGGTCATGGAATTGGAAAAGAAATGCATGAAGCACCTCAAATTCCTAATTTTGGTAGAAAAGGAGAAGGTTTAAAATTAAAAAATGGATTAGTTCTTTCTATCGAACCTATGGTTAATTTTGGAACATCTGAAATTGTTTTTCACAAAGATGGATGGACTATTACTACATTAGATAAAAAACATTCTTCTCATTATGAACAAAATATTGCAATTGTAGATGGATTACCTTGTCTACTTTCTACTTTTCGTTATATTTATAAAGAATTGAATATAAGATCAATAGAAGAAGATGTTTTTCAAAATAAAAAAATAAATATTGATAACTTTTAA
- the rpsL gene encoding 30S ribosomal protein S12, with protein MPTIQQLIRKGRTSILKKRKSIALEFCPQKRGVCTRVYTTTPKKPNSAMRKVARVRFTNGREVISYIIGEGHNLQEHSIVLVKGGRVKDLPGVKYKIVRGARDTAGVNGRKKSRSKYGAKITKKD; from the coding sequence ATGCCTACTATACAACAATTAATTAGAAAAGGTCGAACTTCTATTTTGAAAAAAAGGAAATCTATTGCATTAGAATTTTGTCCTCAAAAAAGAGGAGTATGCACTAGAGTTTATACTACAACCCCAAAAAAGCCAAATTCAGCAATGAGAAAAGTGGCTAGAGTCCGTTTTACAAATGGAAGGGAAGTTATTAGTTATATAATAGGAGAAGGGCACAATCTTCAAGAACATTCAATAGTATTAGTTAAAGGAGGGAGAGTAAAAGATTTACCAGGAGTAAAATATAAAATAGTACGAGGAGCCAGGGATACAGCAGGAGTTAATGGAAGAAAAAAAAGTAGAAGTAAATATGGGGCTAAAATAACTAAAAAAGATTAA
- the fusA gene encoding elongation factor G encodes MSKNLEYTRNIGIAAHIDAGKTTTTERILFYTGINHKIGEVHDGAATMDWMQQEQERGITITSASTCCEWIYKNKKYQINIIDTPGHVDFTVEVERSMRVLDGMVVLFSAVDGVEPQSETVWRQADKYGIPRIAFVNKMDRQGADFFNVSIQIRKILGANSVPLQIPIGNGDSFIGVVDLISNKAVIWDDKNYGMTYREIPIPDKMKKLVNDYKNNLIEILSEHDDVIMEKFLFDSTSISEDDIILSLQKNTIRMKVTPILCGSSFKNKGVQAVLDAICRYLPSPLEVKDIVGINPMTHKKETRKPSENEPFSALAFKIASDPFVGRLAFFRVYSGKIESGSYSFNSRSKNKERISRIYQMHANKQNPIDRIGPGDIAAIVGFKDIKTGDTLCDEKHPILLENISFPEPVIGLAIEPKYKSDIDKMSFALSKLMEEDPTFQVRTDCYTGQTIISGMGELHLEVLVDRMKREFKVEVNQGNPQVEYKEALTELVEHREIYKKQTGGRGKFADILFRLEPGNIGKSGLVFINKIKGGNIPKEYIPSIEKGCKEMMKNGPLSGYEIDSAKVTILDGSYHSVDSDQLSFELAGKLGFKEAAKKAKPVLLEPIMKLEVLVPEINMGDVIGDLNRRRGVIQNMNSKNNIKVIQALIPLSEMFGYVTTLRTLSSGRGTSVMEFSHYDMVPSNVIDNIIIENRNKRIKK; translated from the coding sequence ATGTCTAAAAATTTAGAATATACAAGAAACATAGGAATAGCAGCACATATTGATGCAGGAAAAACTACTACAACGGAAAGAATTCTATTTTATACAGGTATTAATCATAAAATAGGAGAAGTTCATGATGGAGCAGCTACCATGGATTGGATGCAACAAGAACAAGAACGTGGAATAACTATAACTTCTGCTTCTACATGTTGTGAATGGATATATAAAAATAAAAAATATCAGATTAACATTATAGATACTCCAGGACATGTTGATTTTACTGTAGAAGTAGAAAGATCTATGAGGGTGCTAGATGGGATGGTTGTTTTATTCAGTGCTGTAGATGGAGTAGAACCTCAATCGGAAACAGTATGGAGACAAGCAGACAAATATGGAATACCTAGAATTGCTTTTGTGAATAAAATGGATCGTCAAGGAGCCGACTTTTTTAATGTATCTATTCAAATACGAAAAATATTAGGAGCGAATTCAGTTCCATTACAAATTCCTATTGGAAATGGGGATAGCTTTATAGGAGTAGTCGATTTGATTTCGAATAAAGCAGTAATATGGGATGATAAAAATTATGGAATGACATATAGGGAAATTCCTATTCCAGATAAAATGAAAAAATTGGTTAATGATTATAAAAATAATCTTATTGAAATTTTATCCGAACATGATGATGTTATCATGGAAAAGTTTTTATTTGATAGTACTTCTATTTCAGAAGATGATATTATTCTTTCTTTACAAAAGAATACGATAAGAATGAAAGTTACTCCTATTCTATGTGGTTCTTCTTTTAAAAATAAAGGAGTACAAGCTGTATTGGATGCTATATGTAGATATTTACCGTCTCCTCTTGAGGTAAAAGATATAGTAGGGATAAACCCTATGACCCATAAAAAAGAAACTAGAAAACCTAGCGAAAATGAGCCTTTTTCAGCTTTAGCTTTTAAAATAGCAAGTGATCCTTTTGTGGGGCGTTTAGCCTTTTTTAGAGTTTATTCTGGAAAAATAGAATCTGGGTCTTATAGCTTTAATTCTAGATCTAAAAATAAAGAACGTATTTCTAGAATATATCAAATGCATGCTAATAAACAAAACCCTATAGATAGAATTGGACCTGGAGATATAGCGGCTATAGTAGGATTTAAAGATATTAAGACAGGAGATACTTTGTGTGATGAAAAACATCCAATTTTATTAGAAAATATATCGTTTCCTGAACCTGTTATAGGTTTAGCAATAGAACCTAAATATAAATCCGATATAGATAAGATGAGTTTCGCTTTATCTAAATTGATGGAAGAAGATCCTACTTTTCAAGTAAGAACGGATTGTTATACAGGACAAACTATTATTTCTGGAATGGGAGAACTACATTTAGAAGTTCTTGTAGATAGAATGAAAAGAGAATTTAAAGTTGAAGTGAATCAAGGTAATCCTCAAGTAGAATATAAAGAAGCCTTAACAGAATTGGTAGAACATAGAGAAATTTATAAAAAACAAACAGGAGGTAGAGGAAAATTTGCCGATATTTTATTTAGATTGGAACCGGGAAATATAGGAAAATCTGGTTTAGTATTTATTAATAAAATTAAGGGAGGAAACATCCCTAAAGAGTATATTCCTTCTATAGAAAAAGGATGTAAAGAAATGATGAAAAACGGGCCTTTATCTGGATATGAAATAGACAGTGCTAAAGTAACTATATTAGATGGATCTTATCATTCTGTTGATTCGGATCAACTTTCTTTTGAATTAGCAGGGAAATTAGGATTTAAAGAAGCTGCAAAAAAAGCTAAACCTGTCTTATTAGAACCTATTATGAAATTAGAAGTTCTTGTTCCGGAAATTAATATGGGAGATGTGATAGGAGATTTGAACCGTAGAAGAGGTGTTATTCAAAATATGAATAGTAAAAATAATATAAAAGTGATCCAAGCTTTGATTCCTTTATCTGAAATGTTTGGATATGTAACAACGTTACGAACTCTTTCTTCTGGAAGAGGAACTTCTGTTATGGAATTTTCTCATTACGATATGGTTCCTTCCAATGTGATAGATAATATTATTATAGAAAACCGTAATAAAAGAATAAAAAAATAA
- the rpsC gene encoding 30S ribosomal protein S3 yields MGQKTNPIVNRLGIITGWQSSWCNNYKYRIQEDFKVRRYIEARLPKGIVSRIFIERTLKFITITIRTSRPALVIGKGGDEVDTLRKELKKLTKKEIQINISEVKRPELDAPLVAKGLVRQLENRISYKKAIKLSILSAIRMNAQGIKIQISGRLNGSEMGRCESYKEGRISLGTFRADVDYHMTVAHTVYGSIGIKVWIMKGEVYGKRELSPLLGIQQKKKRNYTRYTHRKNK; encoded by the coding sequence ATGGGACAAAAAACCAATCCAATTGTTAATCGTCTTGGAATTATAACTGGATGGCAATCCAGTTGGTGTAATAATTATAAATATAGAATACAAGAAGATTTTAAGGTAAGAAGATATATAGAAGCTAGACTTCCAAAAGGAATAGTTTCTCGCATTTTCATAGAAAGAACGTTAAAGTTTATTACTATTACTATTCGGACATCAAGACCTGCTCTTGTTATAGGAAAAGGAGGGGATGAAGTAGATACTCTTAGAAAAGAACTAAAAAAACTTACAAAAAAAGAAATACAAATTAATATTTCAGAAGTGAAACGTCCTGAATTAGATGCTCCTTTAGTAGCTAAAGGTTTAGTTAGGCAACTAGAAAATCGTATTTCTTATAAAAAAGCGATTAAATTATCTATTCTTTCTGCTATAAGAATGAATGCTCAAGGAATAAAAATTCAAATTTCTGGAAGACTAAATGGATCAGAAATGGGAAGATGTGAATCTTATAAAGAAGGAAGAATTTCTCTTGGTACTTTTCGTGCAGATGTAGATTATCATATGACAGTAGCTCATACTGTTTACGGGAGCATAGGAATAAAAGTATGGATTATGAAAGGAGAAGTATATGGAAAAAGGGAGTTATCTCCATTATTGGGAATACAACAAAAAAAGAAAAGAAATTATACTAGATATACTCATAGAAAAAATAAATAA
- the rplW gene encoding 50S ribosomal protein L23, producing MIFVKPSITEKSSKRIKDNYYTFYVRINCNKIQIKKEIKKVFGCSAKNVRTMIYPRKDKSKYTKKGFIYGKTIRVKKAIVQINENQKIDFFNQK from the coding sequence ATGATCTTTGTTAAACCTTCTATTACGGAAAAATCTTCTAAGAGAATTAAGGATAACTATTACACTTTTTATGTACGTATAAATTGTAATAAAATTCAGATAAAAAAAGAAATAAAAAAAGTATTTGGATGTTCTGCTAAAAATGTTAGAACAATGATTTATCCTAGAAAAGATAAATCTAAGTATACTAAAAAAGGATTTATTTATGGAAAAACTATTAGAGTAAAAAAAGCTATCGTACAAATTAATGAAAACCAAAAAATTGATTTTTTTAACCAAAAATAA
- the rpsS gene encoding 30S ribosomal protein S19: protein MARSLKKGPYVSVKLYKKVLKNIKSEKRTIIRTWSRPTTILPDFVGQTFAVHNGKQFINVFVTENMIGHKLGEFSPTRIFKGHSGSKNKLKIKN from the coding sequence ATGGCAAGATCTTTAAAAAAAGGACCGTATGTATCTGTAAAATTATATAAAAAGGTATTAAAAAATATAAAATCAGAAAAAAGAACCATTATTAGAACTTGGTCTAGACCTACTACTATTTTACCAGATTTTGTAGGACAAACTTTTGCAGTACATAATGGAAAACAGTTTATTAATGTATTTGTTACAGAAAATATGATTGGTCATAAACTAGGAGAATTTTCTCCAACTCGTATATTTAAAGGACATTCTGGATCTAAAAATAAATTAAAAATAAAAAACTGA
- the gpmI gene encoding 2,3-bisphosphoglycerate-independent phosphoglycerate mutase → MKKKIVLIILDGWGVSSNNYFSSAIEQAHTPFIDFCSKNYPFSRLNASGSYVGLPKDQMGNSEVGHINLGSGRKVIQSLEEINISIKNGLFRKKIDPFFEEIHTSGKRIHFIGLLSDGGVHSHMNHLFTLLKIASEKKIENVFIHVFTDGRDTSTKKSIFYIKKLLEKTRKYVGKLSSVIGRYYSMDRDQRWDRIKKSYDAMVYSKGIYTKDIVSSIEKFYENGITDEFLPPLIIVNEEIGLPISKIQEGDIVFCFNFRPDRSRQITELLIGYKENSFPWVKKLNLHRYITMTSFNSEYKNVEVFFEKKCLKNTLGEILEKEGKKQIRIAETEKYPHVTFFFSGGREVPFNQEIRILCESPKVDTYDLIPEMSAMKIVKKIIPELKRKESDFICLNFANPDMVGHTGKMKETIKACEFVDKCTKLCSEEAIKNSYTVIIVGDHGNADLMINSDGTPNTTHSCSLVPFILLDRNIKKRNIVLKKLGSLSDVAPTILFLMKIPIPHIMNGCSIIKYYKK, encoded by the coding sequence ATGAAAAAAAAAATAGTATTAATAATTTTAGATGGATGGGGGGTTTCTTCTAATAATTATTTTTCTTCTGCCATAGAACAAGCTCATACTCCATTTATAGATTTTTGTTCCAAAAATTATCCATTTAGTAGATTAAATGCATCAGGATCTTATGTAGGATTACCTAAAGATCAAATGGGGAATTCAGAAGTAGGACATATTAATTTAGGATCCGGACGAAAAGTAATTCAAAGTTTGGAAGAAATTAATATTTCCATTAAAAATGGATTATTTAGAAAAAAAATAGATCCTTTTTTTGAAGAAATCCATACTTCAGGAAAAAGAATCCATTTTATTGGATTATTATCAGATGGGGGAGTTCATTCTCATATGAATCATCTTTTTACACTTCTAAAAATAGCTAGTGAAAAAAAAATAGAGAATGTTTTTATTCACGTATTTACAGATGGAAGAGATACTTCTACAAAAAAGAGTATTTTTTATATAAAAAAACTTTTAGAAAAAACTAGAAAATATGTTGGAAAACTATCTTCTGTTATCGGAAGATATTATTCTATGGATCGGGATCAAAGATGGGATAGAATAAAAAAATCATACGATGCTATGGTTTATTCAAAAGGTATTTATACTAAAGACATTGTTTCATCTATAGAAAAATTCTATGAAAATGGAATAACTGATGAATTTTTACCTCCTTTAATAATAGTAAATGAAGAAATAGGATTACCTATTTCTAAAATTCAGGAAGGAGATATTGTTTTTTGTTTTAATTTTCGTCCAGATCGTTCTAGACAAATTACAGAATTATTGATAGGATATAAGGAAAATTCTTTTCCTTGGGTAAAAAAATTGAATCTACATCGTTATATTACTATGACCTCTTTTAATTCTGAATATAAAAATGTTGAAGTTTTTTTTGAAAAAAAATGTTTAAAAAATACTTTAGGGGAGATTTTAGAAAAAGAAGGTAAAAAACAAATTCGTATTGCAGAAACAGAAAAATATCCACATGTCACTTTTTTCTTTTCAGGAGGAAGAGAAGTCCCTTTTAATCAAGAAATAAGAATATTATGTGAATCTCCTAAAGTAGATACTTATGATTTAATTCCTGAAATGAGTGCAATGAAAATTGTAAAAAAAATTATTCCAGAATTAAAAAGAAAAGAATCAGATTTTATTTGTTTAAATTTCGCCAATCCAGATATGGTAGGACATACTGGTAAAATGAAAGAAACTATAAAAGCTTGTGAATTTGTAGATAAATGTACAAAACTTTGTTCTGAAGAAGCTATAAAAAATTCATATACAGTTATTATAGTAGGAGATCATGGAAATGCAGATTTAATGATTAATTCAGATGGAACTCCTAATACAACTCATAGTTGTTCTTTAGTCCCTTTTATTCTTTTAGATAGAAATATAAAAAAGAGAAATATTGTATTAAAAAAACTAGGATCTTTGTCAGATGTAGCTCCTACTATTCTATTTTTAATGAAAATACCTATTCCTCATATTATGAATGGTTGTTCTATTATAAAATATTACAAAAAATAA
- the rpmC gene encoding 50S ribosomal protein L29 yields the protein MKNSCIKNLSIDDLIQKIKISEENYHKLKFNHYVKMNKNTIKVRFLRRNIAKLKTELNKRKINK from the coding sequence ATGAAAAATTCATGTATTAAAAATTTATCAATAGATGATTTGATTCAAAAAATTAAAATTAGTGAAGAAAATTATCATAAATTAAAATTTAATCATTATGTTAAAATGAATAAAAATACTATCAAAGTTCGATTCTTAAGAAGAAATATTGCTAAATTAAAAACAGAGTTAAATAAAAGAAAAATAAATAA
- the rpsJ gene encoding 30S ribosomal protein S10, whose translation MGHDIKIKLKSYDYNLLDKSAERIVNSVLPTGVILNGPVPLPTEKKIFTVLRSPHVNKKSREQFFLPTHKRLLQIHNASSKTVDALMKLELPSGVEAEIKV comes from the coding sequence ATGGGTCATGATATAAAAATTAAATTAAAGTCTTATGATTATAACTTATTAGATAAATCAGCGGAGAGGATTGTGAATTCTGTATTACCTACAGGAGTAATATTGAACGGACCAGTTCCTTTACCTACTGAAAAAAAAATATTTACGGTATTACGTTCTCCTCATGTAAATAAAAAATCTAGAGAACAGTTTTTTCTTCCTACTCATAAAAGGCTTTTACAAATACATAATGCTTCATCTAAAACAGTAGATGCATTAATGAAATTAGAATTACCTAGTGGGGTTGAAGCAGAAATAAAAGTGTAA
- the rplV gene encoding 50S ribosomal protein L22 produces MEQKISMVSASLNGVRISPRKMRLVADLIRNKEIQKALSILEYSSKKRVSYFFRKLLLSLLSNWKRKYEQLEDINLYINKIVVNQGKTLKRLRPVPQGRGHRIRKRSSNISVFLGKNKK; encoded by the coding sequence ATGGAACAAAAAATAAGTATGGTTTCAGCTTCTTTGAATGGAGTTAGGATTTCTCCAAGAAAGATGAGATTGGTGGCTGATTTAATTCGAAATAAAGAGATACAAAAAGCTTTATCTATATTGGAATATAGCAGTAAAAAAAGAGTTTCTTATTTCTTTAGAAAATTGCTACTTTCTTTATTATCTAATTGGAAAAGAAAATATGAACAATTAGAGGATATCAATTTGTATATAAACAAAATTGTAGTAAATCAAGGAAAAACTTTAAAGCGATTACGTCCTGTACCTCAAGGTAGAGGTCATAGAATAAGAAAAAGATCAAGTAATATTTCGGTTTTTTTAGGAAAAAATAAAAAATAA
- the rpsG gene encoding 30S ribosomal protein S7: MRKTKKKNKIYFPDPKFNDSLVTRFVNHLMKNGKKNIAYKIFYNAMKKIDLIKEKEDKTALEIWKEGLKNVMPHVEVRSRRMGGSNIQVPIPISSNSKITKAMKLLISCAFIRNEKTMSNKLAFEIWDAFKEQGEAVKRKENIHKMAEANKAFSHFRF, from the coding sequence ATGAGAAAAACAAAAAAAAAAAATAAGATATATTTTCCTGATCCTAAATTTAATGATTCTCTTGTTACACGTTTTGTGAATCATTTGATGAAAAATGGAAAGAAAAATATAGCGTATAAAATATTTTATAATGCTATGAAAAAAATAGATCTTATAAAAGAAAAAGAAGATAAAACTGCATTAGAAATATGGAAAGAAGGATTAAAAAATGTTATGCCTCATGTAGAAGTTAGAAGTCGTCGTATGGGAGGCTCTAATATACAAGTTCCTATTCCCATTTCATCTAACAGTAAAATAACAAAAGCAATGAAATTATTGATATCTTGTGCTTTTATTAGAAATGAAAAAACAATGTCTAATAAACTAGCATTTGAAATATGGGATGCTTTTAAAGAACAAGGAGAGGCTGTAAAAAGAAAAGAAAATATTCATAAAATGGCTGAAGCTAATAAAGCTTTTTCTCATTTTAGATTTTAG
- the rplP gene encoding 50S ribosomal protein L16 encodes MLQPKKTKYKKKQKGRIRGNSKKGVFLSRGLYGIKALEGAWISSRQLESARIAATRYMKREGKLWINIFPDKPATKKPQEVRMGKGKGPVEFWVSVVKPGRILFEIDGVEMDIAKEALRLASQKLPIKTKFIFYNET; translated from the coding sequence ATGTTACAACCAAAAAAAACAAAATATAAAAAAAAACAAAAAGGAAGAATTAGAGGAAATTCTAAAAAAGGAGTTTTTCTTTCAAGAGGATTATATGGAATAAAAGCATTAGAAGGTGCATGGATAAGCTCAAGACAATTAGAATCAGCAAGAATTGCAGCTACTAGATATATGAAAAGAGAAGGCAAATTATGGATTAATATTTTTCCAGATAAACCGGCTACAAAAAAACCACAAGAAGTACGCATGGGTAAAGGAAAAGGACCTGTAGAATTTTGGGTTTCTGTAGTAAAACCAGGAAGAATATTATTTGAAATAGATGGAGTTGAAATGGATATAGCTAAAGAAGCTTTAAGATTAGCATCTCAAAAACTTCCTATAAAAACGAAATTCATTTTTTATAATGAAACATAA
- the rplD gene encoding 50S ribosomal protein L4, translating into MELNILDIKGNETNKKVEFNENIFSKKSYHYSVYLEIKRYLSAQRQGTHKTKERGELSGSTRKLHRQKGTGSSRKGNIKNPIFRGGGRVFGPRPRKYSLKLNKFTKSRVKKFIIEHKLMHNKIKIIENIDLEKPKTKFILNLLNFLKLKNEKSLMILGEGNKNLYLSSRNLENFKLLNINELDCFSLLNFSYLIFSENSIQKLKKFLSI; encoded by the coding sequence ATGGAATTAAATATTTTAGATATCAAAGGAAATGAGACTAATAAAAAAGTAGAATTTAATGAAAATATTTTTTCTAAAAAGTCTTATCATTATTCTGTTTATTTAGAAATAAAAAGATATCTATCTGCTCAACGTCAAGGGACACATAAAACTAAAGAAAGAGGAGAATTATCTGGAAGTACGAGAAAACTACATAGACAAAAAGGAACGGGAAGTTCTAGAAAAGGAAATATAAAGAATCCAATTTTTAGAGGTGGAGGTAGGGTTTTTGGTCCTAGACCAAGAAAATATTCATTGAAATTAAATAAATTTACTAAAAGTAGAGTCAAAAAATTTATTATTGAGCATAAATTAATGCATAATAAAATAAAAATTATAGAAAATATTGATTTAGAAAAACCAAAAACCAAATTTATTTTAAATTTGTTGAATTTTTTGAAATTGAAAAATGAAAAATCTTTAATGATTTTAGGAGAAGGAAACAAGAATTTATATTTATCATCTAGAAATTTAGAAAATTTTAAATTATTAAATATAAATGAGCTAGATTGTTTTTCATTATTAAATTTTTCATATCTTATTTTTTCAGAAAATTCTATACAAAAGCTTAAAAAATTTTTGTCTATTTAA
- the rplB gene encoding 50S ribosomal protein L2 — protein MSIKKLKPITSSQRFRVKNSFNQITNSYPEKSLVRGKCKSGGRNNVGRMTMRYFGGGHKKRYRIIDFKRKKFGIPAIIKSIEYDPNRSSFIALLHYQDGEKKYIIAMNGLKIGQKVLSGKNVPFHVGNSTFLSEIPLGSIISCIELRPGQGAKIARSAGSFAQLFAKDDKYATIKLPSGEVRMIIINCMATIGVVSNLDHQLEIYGKAGKKRHLGRRPRTRGVAMNPVDHPMGGGEGKASGGIPRSRTGNPSKGFRTRSRKKYSNKYILQRRKR, from the coding sequence ATGTCAATTAAAAAGTTAAAACCTATTACATCTAGTCAACGTTTTAGAGTAAAAAATTCTTTTAATCAAATTACAAATTCTTATCCTGAAAAATCTTTAGTTAGGGGAAAATGTAAGTCAGGAGGAAGAAATAATGTTGGAAGAATGACTATGCGTTATTTTGGAGGAGGTCATAAAAAGAGATATAGAATAATAGATTTTAAAAGAAAAAAATTTGGAATTCCTGCTATTATAAAATCTATCGAATATGATCCAAATAGATCTTCTTTTATCGCTTTACTTCATTATCAGGATGGAGAAAAAAAATATATTATAGCAATGAATGGCTTAAAAATAGGACAAAAAGTTCTTTCTGGAAAGAATGTTCCGTTTCATGTAGGAAATTCTACTTTTTTAAGTGAAATTCCATTAGGATCTATTATTTCTTGTATAGAACTTAGACCAGGACAAGGAGCTAAAATAGCGAGAAGTGCAGGTTCTTTTGCTCAATTATTTGCAAAAGATGACAAATATGCTACTATTAAACTTCCTTCTGGAGAAGTAAGAATGATAATAATTAATTGTATGGCTACTATTGGAGTTGTATCTAATTTAGATCATCAATTAGAAATATATGGAAAAGCAGGAAAAAAAAGACATTTGGGTAGAAGACCTAGAACTAGAGGAGTCGCAATGAATCCTGTAGATCATCCAATGGGTGGTGGAGAAGGAAAAGCTTCCGGTGGAATACCTAGAAGTAGAACAGGAAATCCATCTAAAGGATTCAGGACTCGTTCTAGGAAAAAATACTCAAATAAATATATTTTGCAAAGAAGAAAACGATAA
- the rplC gene encoding 50S ribosomal protein L3, with protein MAGLIGRNIGMTSIFVENGEHVPCTIVQVGPCYVVQIKTIENDGYFSIQLGIDDKKIKKTNKSLLGHFKKAGLSPKKKLIEFRNSSSSVIPFSLGSLIHIDLFKEGELVDIQGISKGKGFQGVMKRHHFSGVGERSHGQHNRSRSPGSIGAGSDPSRVFKGKKMAGKMGKKNITIKNLTILKIDTIQNLLVLKGSVPGNKNSYLMIKKKKWN; from the coding sequence ATGGCAGGACTAATAGGAAGAAATATAGGAATGACAAGTATTTTTGTAGAAAATGGAGAACATGTTCCATGTACTATTGTTCAAGTAGGACCCTGTTATGTAGTTCAAATAAAAACAATAGAAAACGATGGTTATTTTTCTATTCAGTTAGGAATTGATGATAAAAAGATAAAAAAAACTAATAAATCTTTGTTAGGTCATTTTAAAAAAGCTGGATTGTCTCCTAAAAAAAAATTAATAGAATTTAGAAATAGTTCAAGTTCAGTTATTCCTTTTTCTTTAGGTAGTTTAATTCATATAGATTTATTTAAAGAAGGAGAATTAGTAGATATTCAAGGAATTTCTAAAGGAAAAGGATTTCAAGGTGTAATGAAAAGGCATCATTTTTCAGGTGTTGGAGAAAGAAGTCATGGGCAACATAATCGTTCTAGATCTCCTGGTTCTATAGGGGCTGGATCTGATCCCTCTCGTGTTTTTAAAGGAAAAAAAATGGCTGGAAAAATGGGTAAAAAGAATATAACTATTAAGAATTTAACAATATTGAAAATTGATACAATTCAAAACCTTTTGGTTTTAAAAGGATCAGTACCAGGAAATAAGAATTCCTATTTGATGATTAAAAAAAAGAAATGGAATTAA